The following coding sequences lie in one Deinococcus roseus genomic window:
- a CDS encoding ROK family protein, with protein MRSQKANANTVRSVNRTLLLNLLRREGSLSRVQLKDLTGLSGAAITGVVAELIGEGVVMETTPLPSSGGRPPVLLTINYKSRAAIGVKLMERELTAVLTDAGANIEASVVLPLSAYDPQTVVDHIAQVVEVLLQKTGRPRSELLGVGIGMAGLIDHETGTCINSPYLKWNHVPIARMVEEQLSLQAIIDNDVNAFAAAERLFGEAINCNHFFVVTVGRGIGSGLVLSGQTYRGFSGTAGEFGHVTTEPGGRICECGKRGCLEAYASDVSLLARYRELKPEVQSLEGMVEAFHEGEPIAMALIEDAGKRIGVALANVVNLLNPQLIVIGGEGIRLPGRYFEQMEQHLRLNVYPGLNVDLDIRTEHWGDEGWARGAASLVLQSTFDFSLGHS; from the coding sequence ATGCGCAGCCAGAAAGCCAATGCCAACACCGTCCGGTCCGTCAACCGCACCCTGCTTCTCAACCTGCTGAGGCGGGAAGGTTCCCTGTCCCGTGTGCAGCTCAAGGACCTCACCGGACTGAGCGGGGCCGCCATCACCGGCGTGGTGGCCGAACTGATCGGGGAGGGCGTGGTGATGGAAACCACGCCCCTGCCTTCCAGTGGTGGAAGACCTCCGGTGCTCCTGACCATCAATTACAAATCCCGTGCAGCCATCGGGGTGAAGCTGATGGAAAGGGAACTGACCGCTGTGCTGACCGACGCCGGAGCCAACATCGAGGCCTCAGTGGTGCTGCCCCTGTCTGCCTACGACCCGCAAACGGTGGTGGACCACATCGCGCAGGTGGTGGAGGTGCTGCTGCAGAAAACCGGGCGACCCCGCTCAGAGCTGCTGGGGGTGGGCATCGGCATGGCGGGCCTGATTGACCATGAAACCGGAACCTGCATCAACTCTCCGTATCTGAAATGGAACCATGTCCCCATTGCCCGCATGGTGGAAGAGCAGCTTTCCCTGCAAGCCATCATCGACAACGATGTGAATGCTTTTGCTGCAGCAGAGCGCCTTTTTGGCGAGGCCATCAACTGCAACCACTTCTTCGTGGTCACAGTGGGACGCGGGATTGGTTCCGGGCTGGTGCTTTCTGGTCAGACCTACCGGGGCTTTTCTGGGACGGCGGGTGAATTCGGGCATGTCACCACCGAACCCGGAGGCCGCATCTGTGAGTGTGGCAAACGGGGATGCCTGGAAGCCTACGCCTCGGACGTGTCTTTGCTGGCCCGCTACCGGGAATTGAAACCCGAAGTGCAGTCCCTGGAAGGTATGGTTGAGGCTTTTCATGAGGGCGAACCCATTGCCATGGCCCTGATCGAGGACGCTGGAAAACGCATCGGGGTGGCCCTGGCCAATGTGGTGAATTTGCTGAACCCGCAACTCATCGTGATTGGCGGAGAAGGCATCCGGCTGCCAGGGCGCTATTTTGAGCAGATGGAACAGCACCTGAGGCTCAACGTTTATCCGGGTCTGAACGTGGACCTCGACATCCGCACCGAACACTGGGGAGACGAGGGTTGGGCCAGAGGAGCGGCCAGTCTGGTGCTGCAGAGCACTTTTGATTTCAGCCTGGGCCATTCCTGA
- a CDS encoding glycoside hydrolase family 66 protein → MKKTPLLSLLTFLLALPACNQISPLPVAGTIQKEAAGPLIKLINTNKARYLPGETVTLYVDLTNTTSSTFSGSVSLYFRSLGRSAGADQAQNISNLAPGASTTLTFTWTPPSTDFKGYLVESWVRNAAGNILDNGSVAVDVSSNWTKFPRYGYVSEFGSGLDAGNLMWRMKNYHINAVQFYDWQWQHHRPYSANSSWKEMANRDVLGSTVTALIDSGHSFNMLAMNYNLIGGGYDNYWSDGSGAQVGWGLFKNDHASTPADQDLHPLPAGWATQKLYQFNPANTNWQTYIFNEEKKVFNNFAFDGWHIDSLGDRGPLWTWDHQPVDLKSTFVPFINAAKTNLQKRMVFNNVATYGLDDTALSASVDVVYTELWDDSFSDDYADFNTIADRIRAKTSKGIVFPAYMNRDYCNSTPDGTTRFFNTPSILLTNAAIFASGATHLELGDGENLLCTEYFPNKKLQMSSELKNAQLDFYTFQTAYENLLMDGAQTSTLRTDVTGVPSSTTGAAGAVWKLRKQKTGFDILHLINFKNNLSSKWRDNTASYPVPTVLNNLPIKMYYSGSLASGKTLWVASPDRDHGKAYNVSYTQGADSGGKYVSFTVPSLKYWTMAYLER, encoded by the coding sequence ATGAAAAAGACACCCCTGCTGTCCCTGCTCACGTTTTTGCTGGCTTTGCCCGCCTGCAACCAGATTTCTCCCCTGCCTGTTGCTGGAACCATTCAGAAAGAAGCTGCTGGCCCCCTGATCAAGCTGATCAACACCAACAAGGCCCGTTACCTGCCCGGAGAAACCGTCACCCTGTATGTGGATCTCACCAACACCACCTCCAGCACTTTCAGTGGGTCGGTCAGCCTGTATTTCCGCAGCCTGGGACGCAGTGCAGGCGCAGATCAGGCCCAGAACATCAGCAACCTTGCCCCTGGAGCCAGCACCACCCTGACCTTCACCTGGACCCCGCCCAGCACCGACTTCAAAGGGTACCTGGTGGAAAGCTGGGTGAGGAATGCTGCAGGCAACATCCTGGACAACGGTTCGGTGGCGGTGGATGTCTCCAGCAACTGGACAAAATTTCCCCGTTATGGTTACGTCAGCGAGTTTGGCAGCGGCCTGGACGCTGGAAACCTGATGTGGCGCATGAAGAATTACCACATCAACGCCGTGCAGTTCTATGACTGGCAATGGCAGCACCACCGCCCTTACTCTGCAAATTCCAGCTGGAAAGAGATGGCCAATCGGGATGTGCTGGGCAGCACCGTCACTGCCCTGATCGACAGTGGACACAGTTTCAACATGCTGGCCATGAATTACAACCTGATTGGCGGCGGCTACGACAACTACTGGAGCGATGGCTCCGGGGCGCAGGTGGGCTGGGGCCTTTTTAAAAATGACCACGCCAGCACTCCAGCAGATCAGGACCTGCATCCCCTGCCTGCAGGATGGGCCACCCAGAAGCTCTACCAGTTCAACCCTGCCAACACCAACTGGCAAACCTACATTTTCAATGAAGAGAAGAAAGTTTTCAACAATTTCGCTTTTGACGGCTGGCACATTGATTCTCTGGGAGACCGGGGACCGCTGTGGACCTGGGACCACCAACCCGTGGACCTCAAATCCACCTTTGTGCCCTTCATCAACGCAGCAAAAACAAATTTGCAGAAACGCATGGTCTTCAACAACGTGGCGACTTATGGTCTGGATGACACCGCCCTCAGCGCCAGTGTGGATGTGGTCTACACCGAACTGTGGGACGACAGTTTCTCCGACGATTATGCAGACTTCAACACCATTGCGGACCGCATCCGGGCAAAAACCAGCAAGGGCATTGTGTTTCCGGCCTACATGAACCGGGATTACTGCAACAGCACCCCGGACGGCACCACCAGATTCTTCAACACCCCTTCCATCTTGCTGACCAATGCAGCGATCTTTGCCTCGGGGGCCACCCACCTGGAACTGGGCGACGGAGAGAACCTGCTTTGCACCGAGTACTTCCCCAACAAGAAACTGCAGATGAGCAGCGAATTGAAAAACGCCCAGCTGGATTTCTACACCTTCCAGACCGCTTATGAAAACCTGCTGATGGACGGTGCGCAGACCTCCACCCTCAGAACCGATGTCACGGGTGTGCCTTCCAGCACCACGGGCGCAGCGGGAGCAGTGTGGAAACTCCGCAAACAGAAAACCGGATTTGACATCCTGCACCTGATCAACTTCAAGAACAACCTCTCCAGCAAGTGGCGTGACAACACCGCCAGTTACCCGGTGCCCACCGTGCTGAACAACCTTCCCATCAAAATGTATTACTCGGGTTCGCTGGCCAGTGGAAAAACGCTGTGGGTGGCCTCTCCAGACCGCGACCACGGCAAGGCATACAATGTGTCTTACACCCAGGGCGCAGACAGCGGCGGAAAATACGTGTCCTTCACGGTGCCCAGCCTGAAATACTGGACCATGGCCTATCTGGAGCGCTGA
- a CDS encoding carbohydrate-binding protein yields the protein MTPRSATLVLTCLLLGSSLALQNAPLASPVQEWLTTPDQSKLLSAESALSFAQDGGEMYPTITIDEGRTYQQMEGVGAAFTDSSTWLLQKKLSAQQRKAALEMLFDAEKGIGLDYTRIPIGSSDLALNHYSYDDLAKGETDPELKKFSIAHDEEYIIPTIKEAQAINRDLKFMASPWSPPGWMKTTDSLIKGSLKSEFREAYASYFLKFIQAYGQHGIAIDAITLQNEPHYEPDNYPGMRIEPREQAEIIRDHIGPLFQKNNIDTRILVWDHNWDEYDYPIQALSDAKARPFIAGTAWHCYGGDVKAQNQIHDTYPDLGTYFTECSGGTWRPGFADNIKWVASNLIIGAPRNWAKTVVMWGLALDPSGNPHAGGCGTCAGLISIDQDTGEVKPYVDYYVFGHYGKAVRQGAYRIDSATYNLAEPTDLQTVAFKNPDGSKALIVLNNGSDPITFKVKEYGSSFYATLPAGALATYKWSGMGSENPAPPAPKFPPRNAFKRIEAESYSSMKGVQKEGCTDEGLGQDVGWIDNGDHLVFDEVDFAEGGATSLSVRVASANQGGTIEIHEGSLDGPVIATAKVPGTGGWQNWQTVTVPAQVGAGVKKLYVVFPQSTAFNVNWLQFSK from the coding sequence ATGACCCCCAGATCTGCCACCCTTGTTTTGACCTGCCTGCTGCTGGGCAGCAGCCTTGCCCTGCAAAATGCCCCTCTGGCCAGTCCTGTGCAGGAATGGCTGACCACCCCGGACCAGAGCAAACTGCTCTCTGCGGAAAGTGCGCTCAGTTTTGCTCAGGACGGTGGGGAAATGTACCCCACCATCACCATAGATGAAGGGCGCACTTACCAGCAGATGGAAGGGGTGGGGGCTGCCTTCACCGACTCCAGCACCTGGCTCTTGCAGAAAAAACTCAGTGCACAGCAGCGCAAAGCCGCACTGGAAATGCTCTTTGATGCTGAAAAAGGCATCGGACTGGATTACACCCGCATTCCCATTGGATCGAGCGATCTGGCCCTGAACCACTACAGCTACGACGATCTGGCCAAAGGCGAGACCGACCCGGAGCTGAAGAAATTCTCGATTGCGCACGATGAGGAATACATCATTCCGACCATCAAAGAAGCGCAGGCCATCAACAGAGACCTGAAATTCATGGCTTCCCCATGGAGCCCTCCTGGCTGGATGAAAACCACCGACAGCCTGATCAAGGGCAGCCTGAAGTCCGAATTCCGGGAGGCCTACGCCAGCTACTTCCTGAAGTTCATTCAGGCTTACGGGCAACACGGCATTGCCATTGATGCCATCACCCTGCAGAACGAACCCCACTACGAACCCGACAATTACCCTGGCATGCGCATCGAACCCCGTGAGCAGGCCGAGATCATCCGGGACCATATCGGGCCACTGTTTCAGAAGAACAACATCGACACCAGGATCCTGGTGTGGGACCACAACTGGGACGAGTATGACTACCCCATCCAGGCTTTAAGCGATGCAAAGGCCAGACCGTTCATTGCCGGAACCGCGTGGCACTGTTACGGCGGAGATGTCAAAGCCCAGAACCAGATTCATGACACCTACCCGGACCTGGGCACCTACTTTACAGAGTGCTCCGGGGGCACCTGGCGTCCCGGCTTTGCCGACAACATCAAGTGGGTGGCCAGCAACCTGATCATCGGGGCACCCCGCAACTGGGCCAAGACCGTGGTGATGTGGGGCCTTGCCCTTGATCCCAGCGGCAATCCCCACGCGGGCGGATGCGGAACCTGTGCAGGCCTGATTTCCATTGATCAGGACACTGGAGAAGTGAAACCCTATGTGGACTACTACGTGTTCGGGCATTACGGCAAGGCCGTCCGTCAGGGCGCTTACCGCATTGATTCTGCCACCTACAATCTGGCAGAGCCCACCGATTTGCAAACGGTGGCCTTCAAAAACCCGGATGGCAGCAAAGCCCTGATTGTGTTGAACAACGGTTCAGACCCCATCACCTTCAAGGTCAAGGAATACGGATCCAGCTTTTACGCCACGTTGCCTGCAGGTGCGCTGGCGACCTACAAGTGGAGTGGCATGGGCAGCGAAAATCCTGCGCCGCCTGCCCCCAAATTCCCACCCAGAAATGCCTTCAAACGCATCGAGGCCGAAAGCTACAGCAGCATGAAAGGGGTGCAGAAAGAAGGTTGCACCGATGAGGGGCTCGGTCAGGATGTTGGCTGGATTGACAATGGAGATCATCTCGTGTTCGATGAGGTGGATTTTGCAGAGGGCGGAGCCACTTCCCTGAGCGTGCGGGTGGCCAGTGCCAACCAGGGCGGCACCATCGAAATTCATGAAGGCAGTCTGGATGGCCCGGTGATTGCCACGGCCAAAGTGCCTGGCACCGGAGGCTGGCAGAACTGGCAAACCGTCACCGTTCCCGCACAGGTGGGGGCAGGGGTGAAGAAACTTTACGTGGTCTTTCCGCAGAGCACCGCATTCAATGTGAACTGGCTGCAGTTCAGCAAGTGA
- a CDS encoding glycosyl hydrolase — MTLKPLPRFAGLLALMALSACNTLPPPLTVVNLVDAHADDRTRSLFDHLNAIRGKGVIFGHQHATTEGVSITTHDGSESEVKNAVGDFPGMFGWDTLSLEGFEKPGVYGGSAEQKKQSRDNLISVMKKAYAAGGVLTLSSHMPNFVTGGNFYDTKGSVLSHILPGGDKHAQYTAFLDMIADFAVKLKDDSGKAIPVIFRPFHEQNGGWFWWGAPYRTAEQYQEIYRFTVEYLRDVKNVHNFLYAFSPGSPFNSTESTFLETYPGDDYVDILGFDTYYDSKTQGWFQGAVQDAKLISKLADQKGKVSAFTEFGHSGLKSTGTQDLNFFTKLLAALQSDRDASRMAYMLTWANFSSDALFVPYKNAPGLGDHELLPDFTEYYKDPYTLFSKEVGKSDAYTRKVNTAAEQPFMHVVSPTGQQILSSKVKTTLRVKVLNQQVQKVTYLVGSDPTEHEMTLDATSALGYYTAEWQPDAALDETATTLTVKVYAAGGKVMQQNVTLYIGDAAGETSPLTVDSFDRYKGSNSLLDAAYSPAGDLNTITLDGAHKGEGNYGLKFQYTLAGQGYTGEVKNLAGADWSAASKLRLWLQPDGSNNKLVLQVNASGISFEAYPSLAGTVAGWLEIPFNSFTVAPWDTSNAGKTLGGDLLKDIRAFGIYINRNEGNPASGTLYLDEIKAQP; from the coding sequence ATGACCCTGAAACCCCTTCCCCGTTTTGCTGGACTGTTGGCCCTGATGGCCCTCTCGGCCTGCAACACCCTGCCCCCTCCTCTCACCGTGGTGAATCTGGTGGATGCCCATGCCGATGACCGCACCCGTTCTCTCTTTGATCACCTGAATGCCATCCGGGGCAAAGGTGTGATTTTCGGGCACCAGCATGCCACCACCGAGGGCGTGTCCATCACGACCCATGACGGCAGCGAATCCGAAGTCAAAAATGCCGTGGGTGATTTTCCGGGCATGTTCGGGTGGGACACCCTCAGCCTGGAAGGGTTTGAGAAACCCGGGGTGTACGGAGGCTCTGCAGAACAGAAAAAACAGAGCCGCGACAACCTGATCTCTGTGATGAAGAAAGCCTACGCAGCAGGCGGGGTGCTGACCCTCAGTTCCCACATGCCCAACTTCGTGACCGGGGGGAACTTCTACGACACCAAAGGCAGTGTGCTCTCACACATCCTACCCGGAGGCGACAAACACGCCCAGTACACCGCATTTCTGGACATGATTGCTGACTTTGCAGTGAAGCTAAAAGACGACAGCGGCAAGGCCATTCCGGTGATTTTCCGGCCTTTCCACGAGCAGAACGGCGGCTGGTTCTGGTGGGGCGCTCCTTACCGCACTGCGGAGCAATACCAGGAAATTTACCGTTTCACCGTGGAGTACCTGCGGGATGTCAAAAACGTGCACAACTTCCTGTATGCCTTCTCTCCGGGCAGTCCTTTCAACAGCACAGAAAGCACCTTCCTGGAAACCTACCCCGGAGACGACTATGTGGACATTCTGGGCTTTGACACCTACTACGACAGCAAAACCCAGGGCTGGTTTCAGGGCGCAGTGCAGGACGCAAAACTGATTTCAAAGCTGGCCGACCAGAAAGGCAAAGTGTCCGCCTTCACCGAGTTTGGCCACTCGGGCCTGAAAAGCACAGGAACCCAGGACCTGAACTTCTTCACCAAATTGCTGGCCGCCCTGCAATCGGACCGGGATGCAAGCCGCATGGCCTACATGCTGACCTGGGCCAACTTCAGTTCAGATGCACTTTTTGTGCCTTACAAGAACGCGCCTGGACTGGGGGACCATGAACTGCTGCCAGACTTCACAGAGTATTACAAAGACCCCTACACCCTGTTCAGCAAAGAGGTGGGCAAGTCGGACGCTTACACCCGCAAGGTGAACACCGCAGCAGAGCAGCCTTTCATGCATGTGGTTTCTCCCACCGGCCAACAGATCCTGTCCAGCAAGGTCAAAACCACCCTGCGGGTGAAGGTGTTGAACCAGCAGGTGCAAAAAGTCACTTATCTGGTGGGCAGTGATCCCACCGAACACGAGATGACCCTTGATGCCACTTCTGCACTGGGCTATTACACCGCAGAATGGCAACCCGATGCTGCACTGGACGAAACCGCCACCACCCTGACCGTGAAGGTGTACGCGGCTGGCGGCAAGGTGATGCAGCAAAATGTCACCCTCTACATTGGCGATGCGGCAGGCGAAACCAGCCCCCTCACCGTGGATTCCTTTGACCGGTACAAGGGCAGCAACTCCCTGCTGGACGCAGCTTACAGCCCTGCAGGAGACCTCAACACCATCACACTGGACGGTGCGCACAAAGGCGAGGGCAATTATGGCCTGAAATTCCAGTACACCCTGGCCGGGCAGGGCTACACCGGAGAGGTCAAGAACCTGGCCGGAGCAGACTGGTCTGCGGCCAGCAAACTCAGGTTGTGGCTGCAGCCAGACGGCAGCAACAACAAACTGGTCTTGCAGGTGAATGCCAGTGGCATCTCTTTTGAAGCCTATCCATCACTGGCAGGCACTGTGGCTGGATGGCTGGAGATTCCCTTCAACAGCTTCACAGTGGCCCCCTGGGACACCAGCAATGCAGGCAAAACCCTCGGTGGAGACCTCCTGAAAGACATTCGCGCTTTTGGCATCTACATCAACCGAAACGAGGGCAACCCTGCTTCTGGCACCCTGTACCTGGACGAGATCAAAGCCCAGCCCTGA
- a CDS encoding Ig-like domain-containing protein, with amino-acid sequence MFNPSRRVLSAGGLLLQVTAIFPSALSTFALTSPGGFMHLTRTTPLVLVLTAALLACNAQVPPAPKAPPTARNDNARMTAEMGGTLVLDVLSNDTPSSGNTLDASTLDLDPQTAGQQNTFSTAAGTFKLEAGKITFTAQTAEDATSTAHYTVQDSGKATSSAASITVTLTKAAPVTSALFSFETGTDGWKPIKPESGSVEQTADFHTDGTKGLLIHSVSTDGDWFSVVKDLSLEGKTTLTFDLKTGAAGTSYNVALQTGAGWKWCQGSDWTWVDAGKTVTASIDLSKVSCDGTAPDLSAVHAINVFFSKGDFYIDKVDAK; translated from the coding sequence ATGTTCAACCCGTCCAGACGGGTGCTTTCTGCTGGTGGCCTGCTGTTGCAGGTCACGGCAATCTTCCCGTCTGCCCTTTCCACCTTTGCTTTGACATCCCCCGGAGGATTCATGCACCTGACGCGCACCACCCCGCTGGTTCTGGTTCTCACTGCAGCCCTGCTGGCCTGCAATGCCCAGGTTCCCCCTGCCCCCAAAGCCCCACCCACGGCCCGCAACGACAACGCCAGAATGACCGCCGAAATGGGGGGCACCCTTGTGCTGGACGTGCTTTCCAACGACACCCCCAGCAGCGGCAATACCCTGGACGCAAGCACCCTGGACCTTGATCCGCAAACGGCAGGGCAGCAAAACACCTTCAGCACCGCAGCAGGCACCTTCAAGCTGGAGGCAGGCAAAATCACCTTCACCGCCCAGACTGCAGAAGATGCCACCTCCACTGCGCATTACACCGTGCAGGATTCAGGAAAAGCCACCTCCTCAGCAGCTTCCATCACCGTGACCCTGACCAAAGCCGCTCCCGTCACCTCTGCCCTGTTCTCTTTTGAAACCGGTACGGACGGATGGAAACCCATCAAGCCCGAAAGCGGCAGTGTGGAGCAGACCGCCGACTTCCACACCGATGGCACAAAAGGCCTGCTGATCCACTCGGTCAGCACAGACGGAGACTGGTTCAGCGTGGTGAAGGACCTCTCTCTGGAAGGCAAAACCACCCTGACTTTTGACCTGAAAACCGGCGCTGCAGGCACCTCCTACAATGTGGCCCTGCAAACCGGAGCAGGCTGGAAATGGTGTCAGGGGTCAGACTGGACCTGGGTGGATGCTGGAAAAACCGTCACGGCCAGCATCGACCTTTCAAAAGTGTCCTGCGATGGGACCGCTCCTGACCTGAGCGCCGTGCACGCCATCAATGTGTTTTTCAGCAAAGGTGACTTTTACATCGATAAGGTGGACGCGAAATGA